Proteins from one Muntiacus reevesi chromosome X, mMunRee1.1, whole genome shotgun sequence genomic window:
- the LOC136153648 gene encoding melanoma-associated antigen 9-like, translated as MSELSKPEEGLQDPGEDQGPVEVPLLEAEVGESVSHLASYPPASSSAPVEALPQEILHRMIGKLMKFLLLKYRAKEQTSQAEMLNEVLRDNQEHFPVVFREVSVCLQLLFGVDVKEVDPAEHTYILVPILGLTCDEMLSDGVGLPKAGYLVLVLSMIMRFGDPAPEEVVWGALSKMGMYVGSEHCVFGEPRELLTQVWVREGYLRYEQVPDSHPARYEFLWGPRAYVETSKWQVMAFMLTVNPRALRAFPFLSA; from the coding sequence ATGAGTGAGCTCAGCAAACCCGAAGAAGGCCTTCAGGACCCAGGCGAGGACCAGGGCCCTGTCGAGGTGCCGCTCTTGGAGGCTGAGGTGGGGGAGTCTGTATCCCACTTGGCCTCCTACCCCCCAGCATCTTCCTCCGCTCCtgtggaggccttgccccaaGAAATTCTGCATAGGATGATAGGTAAActgatgaagttcctgctcctCAAGTATCGAGCCAAGGAGCAGACCTCCCAGGCGGAAATGCTAAATgaggtcctcagggataaccaggagcactTCCCGGTGGTCTTCAGGGAAGTCTCAGTGTGCCTGCAGCTGTTGTTTGGTGTGGATGTGAAGGAGGTGGACCCAGCGGAGCACACCTACATCTTGGTCCCCATCCTGGGCCTCACTTGTGATGAGATGCTGAGCGATGGGGTGGGTCTGCCCAAGGCCGGCTACTTGGTGCTGGTCCTCAGCATGATCATGCGGTTTGGAGACCCGGCCCCAGAGGAGGTggtctggggagcactcagcaAGATGGGGATGTATGTTGGGAGTGAGCACTgtgtctttggggagcccagggagcttctgacccaagtgtgggtgcgggagggatACCTGCGGTACgagcaggtgcctgacagccaccctgctcgctatgagttcctgtggggtccccgggcctatgtggagaccagcaagtggcaagtcatggcaTTTATGCTCACGGTCAACCcaagggctttgagggccttcccaTTCCTGTCTGCATAA